CGTGCGCGACGAGCACTACCGCGAGGCGTTCGAGCTCGGGATGGCCGAGCAGCTCGCCGAGGTCGCCGCCATCACGGCCGACACCGCTGAGCCGAGCTTCGAGAACACGATCGTGCCGCTCGAGCGCTCGGGCCGCGTGCTCGACCGCGTGTCGACGGTGTTCTTCACGCTCGCCTCGTCGGACACGACCGATCACATCCAACAGCTCGAGGAGGAGCTCGCACCGAAGCTCGCGGCGCATCACGACGCGATCGTGCTCGACCCCGCCCTCTTCGCGCGCGTCGACGCGATCCACCGCGCCTCGATCGACGACAGCGAGCGCCTCGACGACGAGCAGCGCTACCTCGTGCAGCGCCACCACACCGAGATGGTGCTCGCGGGCGCCGCGCTCGACGAGGCCGCGAAGCAGCGCCTGCGCGAGCTCAACCAGCGCATCTCGACCCTCACGACGCGCTTCGAGAAGAACCTGCTGAACGACACGAACGAGCTCGCGGTGCACATCACGGATGCGTCCGAGCTCGCGGGACTCGCGGCATCCGAGCTCTCCGCGGCGCACGAGGCGGCCGCCGCGCGCGGCCTCGACGGCTGGCTCGTGACGCTCGTGCTCTACACGGGCCACCCGTGGCTCGCCTCGATCGAGTCGCCGGAGACCCGCGCCCGCATCATGGCGGCGTCGCGCGCCCGCGGCATCCGGGGCGGCGAGTTCGACAACCGCGAGCTCGTGCTCGAGCTCGTGCGGGCCCGCGCCGAGCGCGCGCGGCTGCTCGGCTTCCGCGACCACGCCTCCGTCGTGACGGCGGATGAGACGGCCGGCTCCCCCGCGGCCGTCGCCGAGCTGCTCGGTCGCCTCGCCCCCGCCGCCGCCCGGAACGCGACCGTCGAGCGCGAGGAGCTGGCGGAGGTCACCGGCGGGCCCGTCACGGCGTCCGACTGGGCGTTCGCGGCCGACCGCGTGCGCCGCGAACGCTACGATGTCGACACGGCGGCGCTGCGCCCGTGGTTCGAGGCCGAGCGCGTGCTGCACGACGGCGTGTTCTTCGCCGCCGAGCGCCTCTACGGTCTGCGCT
The Protaetiibacter sp. SSC-01 genome window above contains:
- a CDS encoding M3 family metallopeptidase — protein: MTNPFLADSELPYLLPDFAAVRDEHYREAFELGMAEQLAEVAAITADTAEPSFENTIVPLERSGRVLDRVSTVFFTLASSDTTDHIQQLEEELAPKLAAHHDAIVLDPALFARVDAIHRASIDDSERLDDEQRYLVQRHHTEMVLAGAALDEAAKQRLRELNQRISTLTTRFEKNLLNDTNELAVHITDASELAGLAASELSAAHEAAAARGLDGWLVTLVLYTGHPWLASIESPETRARIMAASRARGIRGGEFDNRELVLELVRARAERARLLGFRDHASVVTADETAGSPAAVAELLGRLAPAAARNATVEREELAEVTGGPVTASDWAFAADRVRRERYDVDTAALRPWFEAERVLHDGVFFAAERLYGLRFHERADLRGWRDEVRVFEVRDDDGTVGLYVLDLYTRDSKRGGAWMNSLVSRNELLGHTHSIVTNNLNVPRPAAGEPTLLTLDEVETLFHEFGHALHGLFAHARYPSLAGTNVYRDFVEFPSQVNEMWAMWPEVLENYARHHETGEPLDPSIAQRLRDAEQYGQGFGTSEYLQAALLDQAWHTLDVEQAQAVTDAAAFEAEALASAGLADDAVPPRYATTYFAHVFSGGYDAGYYSYIWSEVLDADTVEWFRENGGLTRENGERFRRRLLQTAGTRDPLAAFRDFRGRHAALEPLLERRGLA